A region from the Papaver somniferum cultivar HN1 unplaced genomic scaffold, ASM357369v1 unplaced-scaffold_22, whole genome shotgun sequence genome encodes:
- the LOC113340640 gene encoding BRCA1-A complex subunit Abraxas 1-like gives MAEAEDLPPLQKISISGPTLTSIIQRFSSSPGDVDGLLYGHITSSSPLLEDDVVLAESSSSARSSSDSSSSTSIATITGFFCSGTVLSFYNSLGQLNLPVLQSLLSNNQNQNQTLIGWFVGRRRTCLRPSMREFSVCKSLATKNALTKLFNLPPVFMIFTTPVTDQTIHTHDYQAFQFRRGKFEAKTVDVVNIGPAFRGHYNDFEPNSVFPLLPCVFKGDGIEIGGGDGEKSKGSLSELKEREKGQKKLDNVVQGFEVGRLSKLMGSQAMNYTQELEALYEAMLMKLEGLARVVEKSNEKVIEQELRIGKMRNKFAGLE, from the coding sequence ATGGCAGAAGCAGAAGATCTTCCACCATTACAGAAGATCTCAATCTCCGGACCCACATTAACATCAATAATCCAACGGTTCTCATCATCACCAGGAGATGTAGATGGTTTATTATACGGACACATCACATCTTCATCACCACTTCTAGAAGACGATGTAGTTCTTGCCGAATCGTCATCTTCAGCTCGCTCTTCTTCCGATTCGTCTTCTTCAACATCCATCGCTACAATCACTGGTTTCTTCTGTTCTGGTACTGTTTTAAGCTTTTATAACTCACTGGGTCAACTCAATCTCCCCGTTTTACAATCATTACTCAGTAATAACCAGAATCAGAATCAGACCTTGATCGGTTGGTTTGTAGGTAGACGGAGAACTTGTCTCAGACCGTCAATGAGAGAATTCTCAGTTTGTAAATCGTTAGCTACCAAAAATGCCCTTACGAAATTGTTTAATTTACCGCCTGTTTTCATGATTTTTACTACTCCGGTGACTGATCAGACTATACATACGCATGATTATCAAGCGTTTCAGTTTCGGAGGGGCAAATTCGAGGCGAAGACGGTGGATGTTGTGAATATTGGACCTGCATTTCGTGGGCATTATAATGATTTTGAGCCGAATTCGGTGTTTCCATTATTGCCGTGTGTGTTTAAAGGTGATGGGATAGAAAttggaggtggtgatggtgagaAGAGTAAAGGGAGTTTGAGTGagttgaaggaaagagagaaaGGGCAGAAGAAATTGGATAATGTTGTTCAAGGGTTTGAGGTTGGGAGATTGAGTAAGTTAATGGGTTCACAAGCGATGAATTATACTCAGGAGTTGGAGGCTTTGTATGAGGCAATGTTGATGAAGCTTGAAGGGTTGGCGCGGGTTGTTGAGAAGAGTAATGAGAAGGTTATCGAGCAGGAACTCCGGATTGGGAAAATGAGGAACAAATTCGCGGGGCTGGAATGA
- the LOC113340533 gene encoding serine/threonine-protein kinase PRP4 homolog, whose protein sequence is MKMTNKEMVKKKMLRQLPIKMKKKQSPTDKVSPSESASSLASKLQSPTKTKSAEPSLSPESRRSSPKNNKLSINHLHLKCNKLLYLLILTKLQFLQMKNKQNTQQSPTDKISPSKSASLTSKMQTPTKSKSAEPSISPESRRSSPKNKKLAEHNVEPSPNTAQLRRTPRNTKVSEPSAAVSPTKCATTPKRRRQPESAKLSSPTTKRQATRKKNFQSESARHSQSTTTKSQSKSSKGDTEIFLVGRKNEEEEENLRTRKAVEEDNSNHMEPDVEEENDNCNDDEPELENGNSSGNEEGDEGKEAKKRKYIPHGPTQMHALKLDYVDPKRTVSFNANEQPIGDPPVQLSSVLGVLVRKLPLTFRDWRRPPIQAKENIWKIVLNRFIVPECYKDYYFSKMGYYLREARSRKAGLLSSSLGHASGLFMKCREVLYKQKEQNTTKEIDRAVVWKVGHKQRKGKKPHPGVVEAFEKLEKAQAEHGDDCGSSVTDDILAKAFGEDKKTKGRLK, encoded by the exons atgaagatgaCTAACAAGGAAATGGTAAAGAAGAAGATGCTCAGGCAGTTGCCGATAAAG ATGAAAAAAAAACAGTCCCCAACTGATAAAGTATCTCCATCTGAAAGTGCTTCGTCACTCGCTTCAAAGTTGCAATCCCCAACAAAAACCAAGTCCGCAGAACCATCTCTTTCACCTGAAAGTAGGCGATCATCACCAAAGAACAATAAGTTAAGTATAAATCATCTCCATCTGAAA TGTAACAAACTACTTTACCTTCTCATCTTAACTAAGCTACAGTttttgcagatgaaaaacaaGCAGAACACTCAACAGTCCCCAACTGATAAAATATCTCCATCTAAAAGTGCTTCACTCACTTCAAAGATGCAAACCCCGACAAAAAGCAAGTCCGCAGAACCATCTATTTCACCTGAAAGTAGGCGATCATCACCAAAGAACAAGAAGTTAGCAGAACATAATGTTGAACCATCCCCAAATACAGCGCAATtaaggcgaacaccaaggaatACGAAGGTATCAGAACCAAGTGCTGCAGTTTCTCCAACTAAATGTGCAACAACTCCAAAGCGTCGTCGACAACCTGAAAGTGCTAAACTTTCATCACCAACTACAAAGAGACAAGCTACTAGGAAGAAGAATTTTCAATCTGAAAGTGCTCGACATTCACAGTCAACAACTACAAAGTCCCAATCTAAAAGCTCTAAAGGAGATACTGAAATTTTTTTAGTGGGGCGAAAGAAT gaagaggaagaggaaaatCTACGTACCCGTAAAGCTGTGGAAGAGGATAACTCTAATCATATGGAGCCTGATGTGGAAGAGGAGAATGATAATTGTAATGATGATGAGCCTGAATTGGAGAATGGAAATAGTTCTGGTAATGAGGAAGGTGATGAAGGAAAAGAAGCGAAGAAAAGAAAGTATATTCCACATGGCCCAACCCAGATGCATGCACTGAAGTTAGATTATGTTGATCCGAAGAGAACAGTTTCCTTCAATGCTAATGAACAGCCGATTGGCGATCCACCTGTGCAATTGTCCAGTGTGCTAGGGGTGCTTGTTCGGAAACTTCCGTTAACTTTCAGGGATTGGAGACGTCCCCCTATTCAAGCCAAAGAAAACATATGGAAGATAGTCTTG AACCGATTCATTGTGCCTGAGTGTTACAAAGACTACTATTTCAGCAAAATGGGATATTATCTTAGAGAAGCAAGGTCAAGGAAAGCTGGTTTG TTATCCAGTAGTCTTGGTCATGCTAGTGGCTTATTCATGAAATGTCGTGAAGTTCTCTACAAG caaaaagagcaaaacacaaccaaagagaTTGATAGAGCTGTAGTCTGGAAAGTTGGTCATAAACAGCGCAAAGGAAAGAAACCACATCCTGGTGTTGTAGAAGCTTTT gaaaaacttgaaaaagctcAAGCAGAGCATGGTGATGATTGTGGATCATCCGTGACAGATGATATTCTTGCAAAGGCCTTTGGAGAGGACAAGAAAACTAAAGGGAGACTTAAATGA